The genome window GCTGTGTAGATGCCCACCCCCGGCGGAAGGTTGTCGGGTTTGTTCTTCGCGTCGCTGAAGAGCAGAAGCGCCAGGTCACCCGACTTCGGATCGCGGTAGGTCCACACCTCACCGCTGTCGAGCGGGTTGTCGCGGGCGCCGGGCTTCACAAGCGGCACGACCGTGGTGCCGTGTCTCAGCGCCAGCGCGACTGCGGCGATGTCCTGCTTCTCGAGAGCCTGGGCGAGAGCATCCGAGCGGAAGTCCTCGGGCGCGGGCTTGTTCTTCGCGGACTTCGCCTTCTTCGATGCCATGCACCCAGCATATTCAGCCCACGCCGAGGTCTCGCCCGAACGTGGGCGAAGAAAAGGGCCCTCTCGAGTCATCCATTGGGGACTGGGGTACTCGAGAGGGCCCGCGGACCCTCGGGGCGGCATGTCGAAGCGCTGGGGACGCTGTGTTCGACGCCACTGGGGATGGCATGCGCCGCAAGTCTGCGAGGGTCACCCCAATGGTATCCCAAAGAACGAGTGCTGTCAGCATCGAAACTGAGTGCAGGTCTGTATTCAAGACCTTTGGCCAAGGCGGACTCGACCGGCGACGCATCGAGCGACGCACCGAATCTCAGTAGAGCAGGATCTGCTTGGTGGTCGCGCCCTTGAAGCCGCCGATCTCGACGGCCACGTGATACGACGCTCCCCCACCGGGAGCACGCGCGCGGTTCTCCTGAGCACAGGTTTCAACGCTCGACCGCGTACGATCCCAGGTCACCGGAACCTTGCTCGTGACCGTCGCACCGGCGGCCAGCGTGGCGATCATGCTGCTCGGGTTCTCCTGGCAGTCGGTGGAGCGCCACCACACGTCGGATCCGCTTGACACCGTGAGCACCTGGGTCGTCGACCCGACATCGATCGTGCAGTCGGTGGCTCCACGATTCGTCAGCGAGATCGACAGCTGCGGCAGGACTCCTGCCTGATACGTGTCGGCGTCCGTCACGGCTGCGACCTCGACGTCCTGCGCTTCGCACGCCACGATGCCCGGCGTCTCTTCGCTGGACGGCTCGGGGGCGGGAGACTCGGCGGCGGTCGGATCGGGCGTCGTCGACGTCGTGGGGGCCACGGGAGTCGACGACGCCGAGGGCGTCGGTGACGGGGTCGCATCCGTCGCGCTCGCCCACGGCCGGGCCACGAGAAGCCACACAGCCGTCACGATGAACGCGACGAACACGATCAGTGCGACGAGGGTCACCAGTCGCCGACGACGATAGACGGCGGCGGAGTGACGGGGCATGAGTCCAGGTTAGTTGAGCCTTTTCAGCATCCTGGTGTTGCCGAGCGTGTTCGGCTTGACGTGCGCGAGGTCCAGGAACTCCTCGACACCGGCGTCACCGCTGCGCAGCAGCTGCGAGTACACATCGGGGTCGACGACCTGCTCGCCGATCGTCGTGTAGCCCCGGCGCCCGAAGAAGTCGATCTCGAACGTGAGGCAGAACAGTCGGCTGAGCCCGAGCTCGCGAGCCTGCTCCTCGAGGGCACCCACGATCGCGCCGCCGACGCCGTGGTGCAGCCAGTCCCCGCGGACCATGAGGGTGCGCACCTCGCCGAGGTCCTCCCAGAAGACGTGCAGCGCGCCGCATCCGATCAGCTCGCCGTCGGCCTCGGCCACCACGAACTCCTGCACGGCACCGTAGAGCACAGCGAGATCCTTGCCGAGCAGGATGCGCTGCTCGACCATCGGCTGCAGGAGATTCCGGATGCCGATGATGTCGGCGCTGCGCGCCGGCCGGACGATGTACTCGCTCACATCGTCAAGCCTAGAACCCGTCACCTCCCCAGACCCTGAGATCCGGGCACAGAATCGGATCCGACGGCCGACACACCGACGGATGCGCCGCCACGTCTCGCGCGTCGCTCCTGATCTCCGAAGCTGTGCCCGTGACAGAACCAGAGGCGCCCCGGGCACAGAGAAGGGGCGGATGCCTCAGCATCCGCCCCTTCTCCGATCAGGTCACTCTCCGCTGGCGATGGCCAGGTCGGGGGTGCCGGGGATCGCGCCGCCGGTGTTGACGCCGACCGCGACCTGCTCGCCGCGCGGGCCGTGCTCGAAGAGGAACTCGCCGTCCTTCGAGTCGACCTTGACGTGGTCGCCGGGGTTCAGCTCACCGTGAAGGATCTTCTCGGACAGACGGTCCTCGACCTCGTGCTGCATCGCGCGACGCAGCGGTCGGGCACCGAGTGCCGGGTCGAAGCCGATCTCGATGAGGCGCTCCTTGGCGGACTGCGAGAGCTCGATCGTCATGTCGCGGTCGAGCAGACGCTCGCCGAGGCGCTTCGTGAACAGATCGACGATCTGCACGAGCTCGTCCTTCGACAGCTGCGGGAACACGATGATGTCGTCGACACGGTTGAGGAACTCGGGCTTGAAGTTGCGCTTGAGCTCTTCGTTGACCTTGCCCTTCATCCGCTCGTAGTTCGTCGAGTTGACGCCCTCGATCTGGAATCCGACCGGACCACCGGCGATGTCACGAGCACCGAGGTTGGTGGTCATGATGATGACGGTGTTCTTGAAGTCGATCACGCGGCCCTGACCATCGGTCAGACGACCCTCTTCGAGGATCTGCAGCAGCGAGTTGAAGATGTCCGGGTGGGCCTTCTCGATCTCGTCGAACAGCACCACGCTGAACGGCTTGCGACGCACCTTCTCGGTGAGCTGGCCGCCCTCTTCGAATCCGACGAATCCGGGAGGGGCACCGAACAGACGAGACACGGTGTGCTTCTCGCCGAACTCGCTCATGTCGAGCGAGATGAGAGCGGCTTCGTCATCGAACAGGAACTCGGCGAGCGCCTTGGCGAGCTCGGTCTTTCCGACCCCCGTGGGGCCGGCGAAGATGAACGAGCCCGAGGGACGCTTCGGGTCCTTGAGCCCGGCGCGCTGACGACGGATCGTCTTGGAGAGCGCCGCTATGGCCTCTTCCTGACCGATGACGCGCTGGTGCAGCGCCTTCTCCATGAAGACGAGTCGCGAGGACTCCTCTTCCGTCAGCTTGAAGACCGGGATGCCGGTGGCCTGTGCGAGCACCTCGGCGATCAGGCCCTCGTCGACGACCGCCTGGGTCGCGACGTCACCCGAACGCCACTGCTTCTCGAGACGCAGACGCTCTGCGAGGAGGCTCTTCTCCTCGTCGCGCAGCGATGCGGCCTTCTCGAAGTCCTGGTCCTCGGACGCGACCTCTTTCTGCTCGCGGACCTTGGCGATCTTCTCGTCGAATTCGCGCAGCTCGGGCGGGCTCGACAGGATGCTGAGGCGCAGGCGTGCGCCGGCCTCGTCGATCAGGTCGATGGCCTTGTCGGGCAGGAACCGGTCGGAGACGTAGCGGTCGGCGAGGTTCGATGCCGCGACGATCGCGCCGTCGGTGATCTGCACCTTGTGGTGCGCCTCGTACCGGTCGCGCAGTCCCTTGAGGATGTTGATCGTGTGAGGGAGGCTCGGCTCGTTCACCTGGATCGACTGGAAGCGGCGCTCGAGCGCGGCATCCTTCTCGAAGTGCTTGCGGTACTCGTCGAGCGTGGTCGCGCCGATGGTCTGGAGCTCGCCACGAGCGAGGAGGGGCTTCAGGATACTGGCCGCATCGATCGCGCCCTCTGCGGCTCCCGCACCCACGAGGGTGTGGATCTCGTCGATGAAGACGATGATGTCGCCGCGCGTGCGGATCTCCTTGGTGACCTTCTTCAGGCGCTCCTCGAAGTCGCCGCGGTAGCGGGAACCGGCGATGAGAGAGCCGAGGTCGAGCGAGTAGAGCTGCTTGTCCTTCAGCGTCTCGGGCACATCGCCCTTGACGATCGCCTGGGCCAGGCCCTCGACGACGGCGGTCTTGCCGACGCCGGGCTCACCGATCAGCACGGGGTTGTTCTTGGAGCGACGAGACAGGATCTGCATGACCCGCTCGATCTCCTTCTCGCGCCCGATGACCGGGTCGAGCTTGTTGTCGCGTGCGGCCTGCGTCAGGTTGCGGCCGAACTGGTCGAGCACCTGCGAGCCGCCCTGGGCGCTCGGGGTGTCGTTCGACTGCGCGCCGACGGCTGCCGGCTCGCGTCCGGGT of Microbacterium sp. LWH13-1.2 contains these proteins:
- a CDS encoding ATP-dependent Clp protease ATP-binding subunit: MFERFTDRARRVVVLAQEEAKMLNHNYIGTEHILLGLIHEGEGVAAKALESLGISLDAVREQVQDIIGQGQQQPTGHIPFTPRAKKVLELSLREALQLGHNYIGTEHILLGLIREGEGVAAQVLVKLGADLNKVRQQVIQLLSGAPGREPAAVGAQSNDTPSAQGGSQVLDQFGRNLTQAARDNKLDPVIGREKEIERVMQILSRRSKNNPVLIGEPGVGKTAVVEGLAQAIVKGDVPETLKDKQLYSLDLGSLIAGSRYRGDFEERLKKVTKEIRTRGDIIVFIDEIHTLVGAGAAEGAIDAASILKPLLARGELQTIGATTLDEYRKHFEKDAALERRFQSIQVNEPSLPHTINILKGLRDRYEAHHKVQITDGAIVAASNLADRYVSDRFLPDKAIDLIDEAGARLRLSILSSPPELREFDEKIAKVREQKEVASEDQDFEKAASLRDEEKSLLAERLRLEKQWRSGDVATQAVVDEGLIAEVLAQATGIPVFKLTEEESSRLVFMEKALHQRVIGQEEAIAALSKTIRRQRAGLKDPKRPSGSFIFAGPTGVGKTELAKALAEFLFDDEAALISLDMSEFGEKHTVSRLFGAPPGFVGFEEGGQLTEKVRRKPFSVVLFDEIEKAHPDIFNSLLQILEEGRLTDGQGRVIDFKNTVIIMTTNLGARDIAGGPVGFQIEGVNSTNYERMKGKVNEELKRNFKPEFLNRVDDIIVFPQLSKDELVQIVDLFTKRLGERLLDRDMTIELSQSAKERLIEIGFDPALGARPLRRAMQHEVEDRLSEKILHGELNPGDHVKVDSKDGEFLFEHGPRGEQVAVGVNTGGAIPGTPDLAIASGE
- a CDS encoding dehydrogenase, with protein sequence MASKKAKSAKNKPAPEDFRSDALAQALEKQDIAAVALALRHGTTVVPLVKPGARDNPLDSGEVWTYRDPKSGDLALLLFSDAKNKPDNLPPGVGIYTADWLRKFLAAHPITTVFLDIAGPHPMQASPDELLKALDA
- a CDS encoding amino-acid N-acetyltransferase, with amino-acid sequence MSEYIVRPARSADIIGIRNLLQPMVEQRILLGKDLAVLYGAVQEFVVAEADGELIGCGALHVFWEDLGEVRTLMVRGDWLHHGVGGAIVGALEEQARELGLSRLFCLTFEIDFFGRRGYTTIGEQVVDPDVYSQLLRSGDAGVEEFLDLAHVKPNTLGNTRMLKRLN